A portion of the Simkania negevensis Z genome contains these proteins:
- a CDS encoding MFS transporter yields MTIKKQSIETFYPHPRPYFAWGVWLAATLFMVILYLIEFSVWDAHSPLMGEKLNSPHSLQDILTPYLIATILFQIPVSFMIDEWGPTKVVGCVMLISTIGILILGLSDSNAIFWIALFITGIGATVSYANAFKFISNWFSPRKFPLIVGGTVCIAHLGAPFGQPLTNYFLSHFQWTTTFINYGIVGIIYALFFFAVLRSSSPGAQYNVYANQQLPSAKTAIVSALKNRENWLIALAFGLLEGHRITFVGFWHITFLEAFYKISPDEGAYFNTPCILAYAFGALFFGWIAMRKKIRKKLIIIGAILAAIANFIPVYIPGLSDVIVVILFSISSFCAGSFFLSASLIHEKNVPQITATVIGMLVISLAFFRLLTNWIVSGILDFISSDLSLSSYSPTELKITFLVFPLSALIGLLLLSRVKDTHGKQKLTL; encoded by the coding sequence ATGACGATAAAAAAGCAATCAATAGAAACTTTTTATCCCCACCCACGTCCTTACTTTGCTTGGGGTGTTTGGCTTGCAGCTACATTGTTCATGGTTATTCTATATCTCATCGAATTTAGTGTCTGGGATGCTCATTCTCCTCTTATGGGGGAAAAATTGAATTCACCGCATTCCCTTCAAGACATTTTAACTCCATATTTAATTGCTACAATTCTCTTCCAGATTCCCGTCTCTTTCATGATTGATGAATGGGGCCCAACAAAAGTTGTTGGGTGCGTGATGCTAATCAGCACTATTGGGATTTTGATATTAGGGCTGAGCGATTCGAATGCAATTTTCTGGATCGCTCTTTTTATTACAGGAATTGGAGCCACAGTCTCTTATGCAAACGCTTTTAAATTTATCTCCAACTGGTTCTCTCCAAGAAAATTTCCTTTAATCGTTGGGGGAACAGTTTGTATCGCACATCTAGGTGCACCCTTTGGTCAACCCTTAACAAATTACTTTCTTTCTCATTTTCAATGGACAACGACCTTTATCAATTACGGCATCGTAGGGATCATCTATGCCTTATTCTTTTTTGCAGTCCTTCGTAGCTCAAGCCCAGGTGCTCAGTATAATGTCTACGCAAACCAGCAACTTCCCTCTGCAAAAACCGCGATCGTCTCAGCCCTCAAAAACCGCGAAAACTGGCTTATTGCCCTTGCTTTTGGACTTCTTGAGGGGCACAGAATCACTTTTGTGGGTTTTTGGCACATCACCTTCCTGGAAGCCTTCTACAAAATCTCCCCGGATGAAGGGGCTTATTTCAATACCCCATGTATTTTAGCCTATGCCTTTGGAGCCTTGTTCTTTGGTTGGATTGCAATGCGAAAAAAAATACGTAAGAAACTCATTATCATTGGTGCAATTCTTGCTGCAATTGCTAATTTTATCCCTGTTTATATTCCTGGTCTTTCAGATGTCATAGTCGTTATTTTGTTCAGTATCAGCTCTTTTTGCGCTGGATCGTTTTTTCTCTCAGCAAGTCTAATCCATGAGAAAAATGTTCCCCAAATCACTGCAACTGTAATAGGTATGCTTGTGATTTCATTGGCATTCTTTCGATTACTGACAAACTGGATAGTTTCCGGCATTCTCGATTTTATCAGTTCAGATCTAAGTCTATCATCTTATAGCCCTACTGAACTTAAAATCACATTTCTTGTCTTCCCCTTATCCGCTCTCATAGGGTTGCTGCTTCTCTCTCGAGTAAAAGACACTCACGGAAAACAAAAATTAACTTTATAA